A genomic window from Glaciihabitans sp. INWT7 includes:
- a CDS encoding NUDIX hydrolase: MSDRPPPLPPGYIRDPGDAWVYGPDGAKFWGRFGAAGLLVWHPSLGILLQHRVGWSHFGGTWGLPGGARKQGESAVDGALREAAEEATVPPELLRIIHTSVLDLGYWSYTTVVAEALEVFEPVIADAESAELRWVPLTEVDDLPLHPGFGAAWSDLRQLLVE; encoded by the coding sequence ATGTCCGACCGCCCCCCGCCCCTGCCGCCGGGCTACATCCGCGACCCCGGCGACGCCTGGGTCTACGGCCCGGACGGCGCGAAGTTCTGGGGACGCTTCGGCGCTGCCGGCCTCCTGGTGTGGCATCCGTCCCTCGGAATCCTGCTGCAGCACCGCGTCGGCTGGAGCCACTTCGGCGGCACCTGGGGCCTCCCCGGCGGCGCCCGCAAGCAGGGCGAGAGTGCGGTCGACGGTGCGCTGCGCGAGGCCGCCGAGGAGGCGACCGTGCCGCCGGAGTTGCTGCGCATCATCCACACTTCGGTGCTCGACCTCGGCTACTGGTCGTACACGACCGTTGTGGCAGAGGCGCTCGAGGTCTTCGAGCCGGTGATCGCGGATGCCGAGAGCGCCGAGCTGCGCTGGGTGCCGCTCACCGAGGTCGACGACCTGCCCCTCCACCCGGGCTTCGGCGCCGCCTGGTCCGATCTCCGCCAGCTGCTGGTCGAGTAG
- a CDS encoding MOSC domain-containing protein — protein sequence MPTLLATCVVGDLRPDKGTVGITAIDKRPTVGPIKLRRLGLHADVQADRKHHGGEDKALYVYAQEDADFWTAELARELPAGWFGENLRVSGLDVSNARVGERWRIGGTVEVEVTMPRSPCATFASWVGGADERGWVKRFATEGRLGAYLRVIRTGQIAAGDEIEILSSPRDAPTVLEVFRA from the coding sequence ATGCCCACCCTCCTAGCAACCTGCGTTGTCGGCGACCTGCGTCCCGATAAGGGCACTGTCGGCATCACCGCCATCGACAAGCGCCCCACCGTCGGCCCGATCAAGCTGCGCCGTCTCGGTCTCCACGCCGACGTGCAGGCCGACCGCAAGCACCACGGTGGCGAGGATAAGGCCCTCTACGTGTACGCCCAAGAGGATGCCGACTTCTGGACCGCGGAGCTCGCCCGCGAGCTACCGGCGGGCTGGTTCGGCGAGAACCTGCGCGTCTCGGGCCTCGACGTCTCGAACGCCCGGGTCGGTGAACGCTGGAGAATCGGCGGCACCGTCGAGGTCGAGGTCACCATGCCGCGCTCTCCCTGCGCCACCTTCGCCAGTTGGGTCGGGGGAGCGGATGAGCGGGGCTGGGTCAAGCGCTTCGCCACAGAGGGACGTCTTGGGGCTTACCTGCGCGTCATCCGCACCGGCCAAATCGCGGCCGGCGACGAGATCGAGATCCTGTCTTCGCCGCGGGATGCCCCAACCGTCCTCGAGGTCTTCCGCGCCTGA
- a CDS encoding cupin domain-containing protein translates to MPSSETQIDNGVFRVTKWTIPPGDEIPMHVHDYDYVVVPLVSDTMHATNADGSELDVDLRIGQSYARPAGIEHSVANRGTATIIFVETEKLA, encoded by the coding sequence ATGCCCTCCAGCGAAACACAAATCGACAACGGCGTTTTTCGGGTTACCAAGTGGACCATCCCGCCAGGAGACGAGATCCCGATGCACGTGCACGACTATGACTACGTGGTCGTTCCACTTGTAAGTGACACGATGCACGCAACAAACGCCGATGGCTCCGAGCTTGATGTAGATCTGCGCATTGGCCAGAGTTATGCTCGCCCAGCTGGAATCGAGCATTCGGTCGCGAACCGGGGCACGGCCACGATTATTTTTGTCGAAACTGAGAAGCTGGCGTAG